A segment of the Desulfofundulus kuznetsovii DSM 6115 genome:
CTTATCCCTCCAACTCCCTCTTGTTTCTATAAACTTATAATAGACCTGTTATGGCTGGGAAGGGAGCGCCGGTGCCTGATTTTGAGACTCTTCCCCTGGGGTAAAGGGTTGTTCGGTACCGATTTCCTCAAGGCTCTCCACGAAGGCTTTGACCCGCACCAGGCTCTCCGGCTCTTTCACTACCAGCTCATCCAGCTGTTTGTGGACTATTCTGGCTCCATGAGGCAACTGCTTTTGTACCGCATGCAACGCCCCTTCCCCGGCCAGGCGGCGGGCCTCAGCCCGGTTCCTGACCAACCGGTAGTTTTCCACTTCACGATATTTACTGATAACAATTTCGACGGGCAGACGAAGATTCCTCCATGGGGGAGGCTTTTTCACACTGGTCTCGGTTTGATAATGCAAAAAGGGTATTTTCTGGGGACCTGCTAAAATTATTTCCCTGCCTTTTATTTTCATACAAACCCTGGTAACCTGGCGACCGGTAAAACGTTTCCCCGTTTCTACGAGGAGGGCTTCGCCGTAACCTTCGTACCATACCCGTGCCCTCACGATACCCGCAGCGTGAACGTATGTGGGCTGGCGAGGAACCGGTCGTTCACCCTGTGTTTCTGTTCCCGGTTGTTCGGGCTTTTGTTCCTGGAGAGGAGGAATAATGCCGGAAATCAATATTTGACCGGGAACCACCGTATCCCCCTCCTTCACCGCCGCGTGGCCGCTAAATACCAGGACCTCTTTGATTACGCCCGCCTTAATAGCTACAATATGAGCGGGAGATTGGTTTTTTTCCTCGGGAATGGTTTTTTCCACCACTTCAATAGTCACCCTTGTCCCCCTGACATATACGCCGGTCCAGGAAATGGCGGGTAAATTTGCCTTCAGGGCCCTCTCCACCGCAGGGCAGTCCAAACGCCATTTGGGCACCCCCCGGTTCAGGCCGGCCGCTGAAGCCACGGATAAGATTTCCTTCGTGGGCACCCTGCTGTTGCCGGTAACCTCGATAGTCCAGACAAAGGAGCTTAACAAATACAGTCCAAGGACAAACAGTACGGCGCCAAAGGCCAGTGCCTTGCGCCGGGCCAGGCGCATCCAGAGAAAAGGCAAGCCTACCCGCCGTGTGATATGAAAGCGGCAGCGGGTGCGCCGCGCTATATGCCTTAAAGGCCGTACGGCATTCAAGCGCACATTGGCCCTCATGGTTTGCTCACCGGGCCGGGCGATATCCCAGAGGAAAATACCCCGGGCGGCAGCCATATTGATAAATTTTTCCGACGCTTCCCCACGGATGGTTATGGTAATATAACCAATGATAAAGTTCATTAATCGAAAAAGAAACATGGCTTGGCCTCCTTATTTTCCTGGGCCATGGGCACGATTTTTATACTGGCCTGTTCCTATTTAAACGTAATGGTCTTAATCATCCCTTCCACGCAAATCTCATCGGGGAGAATGTTGCGCAGGATCAATTTCTCTCCGGTAATTTCCAGCTCCCCCTCTTCAATACCAACGCGCACAATTTGGGGGGTATATTCTAAAATGCCACGGTGGTTCTCAATAAAGGCCTGCAGATTTCCCATGAGCACAACGCGGGGAAGGTTCAGCATTACATCGTTGGGGATCTCCAAAAATTCCGATAACCGCTTTTTCCATTCCCGCCAGGCCATCTTCCAATCCCTCCCTGCCAAAATATATGCGCCCGCCACGGGCAAGATTACTTAAGGGCTGAAAAGCCCCGGCGGGTAGCCTACAGGTTATAAAAATCTTCTCTGTGCCGCAACCTGCCCATAAAATCTTCTTATCGGGTAAATAAAGGAACCTATCTATTAAAGAACGAAAAAATGATATGCTATCTTGTAAGAAAGGCCGGGGACAAGGAAACTACAAAAGTTAGGGGTGAGTAAATATGGCTGAAAAGATTCGCTTGACCACCCTGGCCAAAGCTGCCGGGTGAGCGGCAAAGGTGGGACCGGCCACCCT
Coding sequences within it:
- the yqfC gene encoding sporulation protein YqfC yields the protein MAWREWKKRLSEFLEIPNDVMLNLPRVVLMGNLQAFIENHRGILEYTPQIVRVGIEEGELEITGEKLILRNILPDEICVEGMIKTITFK
- the yqfD gene encoding sporulation protein YqfD — protein: MFLFRLMNFIIGYITITIRGEASEKFINMAAARGIFLWDIARPGEQTMRANVRLNAVRPLRHIARRTRCRFHITRRVGLPFLWMRLARRKALAFGAVLFVLGLYLLSSFVWTIEVTGNSRVPTKEILSVASAAGLNRGVPKWRLDCPAVERALKANLPAISWTGVYVRGTRVTIEVVEKTIPEEKNQSPAHIVAIKAGVIKEVLVFSGHAAVKEGDTVVPGQILISGIIPPLQEQKPEQPGTETQGERPVPRQPTYVHAAGIVRARVWYEGYGEALLVETGKRFTGRQVTRVCMKIKGREIILAGPQKIPFLHYQTETSVKKPPPWRNLRLPVEIVISKYREVENYRLVRNRAEARRLAGEGALHAVQKQLPHGARIVHKQLDELVVKEPESLVRVKAFVESLEEIGTEQPFTPGEESQNQAPALPSQP